In Streptococcus dysgalactiae subsp. dysgalactiae, the following are encoded in one genomic region:
- a CDS encoding ATP-binding protein encodes MQITRGKRARAQRVVIYGPEGIGKSSFAAQFPEPLFIDTEGSTDNMDVARLDKPTSYTMLKNQIAWIKANPTCCKTLVIDTIDWAESLIVDDVCAQHGKKGIEDFGWGNGYTYTKEEVGRFLNMLQELIELGINIVLTAHAQMRKFEQPDEMGAYDRWELKLGKKTSSQTAPLVKEWADMVLFANYKTVVMTSDTKKKKATGGQRVLYTQHHPAWDAKNRHGLPDEMPLDYAGIAHIFTQAQSQLAAETAPIQQTVPTQSAHENAHEHRTTPQQQPLPKNETGQQVVYPSSLPQALTDLMMSEKVTPDELVAVANIRGHFPPLTPIENFPPDYWSMIVANWGATLEVIKTQVRTMEPPFTVEGS; translated from the coding sequence ATGCAAATCACAAGAGGAAAACGTGCACGGGCTCAACGTGTGGTCATCTATGGCCCTGAAGGAATCGGAAAATCTAGCTTTGCAGCACAATTTCCAGAGCCTCTGTTTATTGATACAGAAGGATCAACAGATAACATGGATGTGGCACGATTAGATAAACCAACAAGCTACACTATGCTAAAGAATCAAATTGCATGGATTAAAGCGAATCCAACATGTTGCAAGACACTGGTCATTGACACAATCGATTGGGCAGAAAGCTTAATCGTTGATGATGTCTGTGCGCAACATGGCAAGAAAGGTATAGAGGACTTTGGTTGGGGCAATGGTTATACCTACACAAAAGAGGAAGTAGGTCGATTCTTGAATATGCTCCAAGAACTGATTGAACTCGGTATCAACATTGTATTAACTGCCCATGCGCAAATGAGAAAATTTGAACAACCTGACGAGATGGGAGCTTACGACCGTTGGGAGTTGAAACTTGGTAAAAAGACAAGCTCACAGACGGCGCCACTTGTCAAAGAATGGGCTGATATGGTTTTGTTTGCAAACTACAAAACAGTAGTCATGACATCTGATACCAAAAAGAAGAAAGCTACTGGCGGACAACGTGTGCTATACACGCAGCACCACCCAGCGTGGGATGCAAAAAACCGTCATGGGTTACCAGACGAAATGCCTCTTGACTATGCAGGAATCGCACACATATTCACACAAGCACAAAGTCAACTCGCGGCAGAAACAGCGCCAATTCAGCAAACAGTACCTACTCAATCAGCACACGAAAACGCACATGAGCATCGGACAACACCTCAACAACAACCACTTCCAAAAAATGAAACAGGTCAACAAGTGGTATATCCATCATCATTGCCACAAGCTTTAACTGACTTAATGATGTCCGAAAAAGTCACACCAGACGAGTTAGTAGCAGTAGCAAATATTCGAGGACACTTCCCACCACTGACACCTATTGAAAATTTTCCACCAGATTATTGGAGCATGATTGTAGCAAATTGGGGAGCCACACTGGAAGTTATTAAAACCCAAGTCCGAACAATGGAACCACCCTTTACAGTGGAAGGCTCATAG
- a CDS encoding AAA family ATPase yields MMVTINKLEIENVKRIKAVKIEPSATGLTIVGGNNNQGKTSVLDAIAWALGGNKYKPSQATREGSMVPPTLKITMSNGLIVERKGKNASLKVIDPNGQKGGQQLLDSFVEELAINLPKFMDGTPKEKADVLLEIIGVGDQLAELEFKEKEIYNQRHAIGVIADQKEKFAKEMTYYPDAPKQLVSISELIQQQQAILAKNGENAQKRQNVERIRYDYDQSILEVDRLRKLLADAEAKTNKLSEDLKIANTDAMDLHDESTAEIEANIADIDEVNRKVRANFDKDKAEEDAKQQRDQYNTLTNEIEVIRQQKRDLLTNADLPLEGLTVDDGKLLYLGQEWDNMSGSQQLMVATAIVRKLKPECDFVLIDKLEQMDNITLTQFGQWLEQEGLQAIATRVSTGEECAIIIEDGYSVENKAHNFETAAAGGFAETVAPAWQGGF; encoded by the coding sequence ATAATGGTAACAATTAATAAATTGGAAATTGAAAACGTTAAGCGTATTAAAGCGGTAAAGATTGAGCCGTCGGCAACTGGCTTGACTATTGTTGGTGGAAACAATAACCAAGGGAAAACAAGCGTTCTAGACGCAATTGCTTGGGCACTAGGCGGCAATAAATACAAACCTAGCCAAGCAACGCGAGAAGGGTCTATGGTGCCGCCTACGCTTAAAATCACCATGTCTAATGGACTTATTGTTGAACGGAAAGGTAAAAACGCCAGCCTTAAAGTCATTGATCCAAACGGTCAAAAAGGCGGACAACAACTACTAGATAGCTTTGTTGAAGAGTTAGCTATTAACTTACCAAAGTTTATGGATGGAACACCAAAAGAGAAAGCAGATGTCTTGCTTGAAATTATTGGTGTCGGTGATCAATTAGCTGAATTAGAATTCAAAGAAAAAGAAATCTATAATCAACGTCATGCTATCGGTGTTATAGCGGACCAAAAAGAAAAGTTTGCTAAGGAGATGACATATTATCCTGACGCACCTAAACAACTGGTAAGTATTTCTGAGCTTATCCAACAACAACAAGCTATCTTAGCCAAGAACGGAGAGAATGCTCAAAAGCGTCAAAATGTAGAACGTATCCGCTATGATTATGATCAATCTATCTTGGAAGTTGACCGCTTACGCAAGTTATTAGCAGATGCAGAAGCTAAGACGAATAAGTTAAGCGAGGATTTAAAAATAGCAAATACTGACGCTATGGATTTACATGATGAATCAACAGCAGAAATCGAGGCAAATATCGCCGATATCGACGAAGTCAACCGTAAAGTTCGCGCTAACTTTGATAAAGATAAGGCAGAGGAAGACGCTAAGCAGCAACGTGATCAGTACAACACATTGACTAATGAGATTGAGGTTATTCGCCAGCAGAAACGAGATTTATTGACTAATGCAGACTTGCCACTTGAGGGGCTTACCGTTGATGATGGCAAACTGCTGTATCTTGGCCAGGAGTGGGACAACATGTCAGGAAGTCAACAACTTATGGTAGCCACTGCCATTGTACGAAAACTTAAACCAGAGTGTGACTTCGTTTTGATTGATAAACTCGAACAAATGGATAACATCACACTTACACAGTTTGGCCAATGGCTAGAGCAAGAAGGATTGCAAGCTATCGCAACCAGAGTTTCAACCGGTGAAGAGTGCGCGATAATTATCGAGGACGGCTACTCCGTGGAAAATAAGGCTCATAATTTTGAAACTGCAGCAGCAGGTGGTTTTGCCGAAACAGTAGCACCCGCTTGGCAAGGTGGATTTTAG